A genomic region of Salinibacter pepae contains the following coding sequences:
- the pdhA gene encoding pyruvate dehydrogenase (acetyl-transferring) E1 component subunit alpha: MADDTSAPNSSSGSNGSLNGGADFPEGFPHASRLKQAGVTSLADLRDVESLEDLSGIGPAYAQDIQNALEGAGTGAPATGSANGTSTGAATTEKRPSPLSEEESESPAGGAATRQTIDIPEGPLEETVTYETYPADTYGHDELGIADDEVLDLLRNMLLQRRFENRCRQMYQRQKISGFLHLYIGQEAVSTGSVNAIELGDDSVITAYRDHGMGLAMGITPEEGMAELFGKETGCSKGKGGSMHFFDAEKKMMGGHAIVGAHLPLGAGLAFAHKYRGEDNVCLCFFGDGAMHQGAFREACNLAGIYELPIVFVCENNQYAMGTAVDRAFSKPDLFKHGYNFDFPASLASGMDVFSVNKAVRDHVENYARQGQPSLLEVRTYRYQGHSITDPAEYRGEGELDQRQSQDAINRLQDYILDRGLATEADMEAIDEEVKERVKDAIDAANEASFPDEEAIYDDIYTQEDYPFIA; encoded by the coding sequence ATGGCTGATGACACCTCGGCCCCAAACTCCAGTTCCGGTTCGAATGGAAGCCTCAACGGGGGAGCCGACTTTCCGGAGGGGTTCCCGCACGCGTCCCGACTCAAGCAGGCCGGCGTCACGAGCCTCGCCGACCTGCGAGACGTAGAGTCGCTGGAAGACCTGTCCGGCATCGGCCCGGCCTACGCCCAAGACATCCAGAATGCCCTTGAGGGAGCGGGCACGGGGGCCCCGGCCACCGGAAGTGCCAACGGCACCTCCACCGGCGCCGCAACCACCGAGAAGCGCCCGAGCCCGCTCTCGGAAGAGGAGTCCGAGTCGCCCGCGGGCGGGGCGGCCACCCGGCAGACCATCGACATTCCCGAGGGGCCGCTCGAAGAAACGGTCACCTACGAGACCTATCCCGCCGACACGTACGGGCACGACGAGCTGGGCATTGCGGACGATGAGGTGCTCGACCTGCTCCGCAACATGCTGCTGCAGCGGCGCTTCGAGAACCGGTGTCGCCAGATGTATCAGCGCCAGAAAATCTCGGGCTTCCTGCACCTCTACATTGGGCAGGAGGCGGTCTCGACCGGCAGCGTCAACGCCATTGAGCTGGGAGACGACTCGGTCATTACCGCCTACCGCGACCACGGCATGGGGCTGGCGATGGGCATCACGCCCGAGGAGGGCATGGCGGAGCTGTTTGGCAAAGAGACGGGCTGCTCCAAGGGGAAGGGCGGCTCGATGCACTTCTTCGACGCCGAGAAGAAAATGATGGGGGGGCACGCGATCGTCGGCGCCCACCTGCCGCTCGGCGCGGGCCTCGCCTTCGCGCACAAGTATCGGGGGGAGGACAACGTGTGCCTCTGCTTCTTCGGGGACGGGGCGATGCACCAGGGGGCGTTCCGCGAGGCGTGCAACCTGGCCGGCATCTACGAACTGCCCATCGTCTTTGTCTGCGAGAACAACCAGTACGCGATGGGCACGGCCGTGGACCGCGCCTTCAGCAAGCCCGACCTCTTCAAGCACGGCTACAACTTCGACTTCCCCGCGTCCCTGGCCAGTGGCATGGACGTGTTCAGCGTCAACAAGGCGGTGAGGGACCACGTGGAGAACTACGCCCGGCAGGGGCAGCCGTCGCTCCTGGAGGTGCGCACGTACCGCTACCAGGGCCACTCCATCACCGACCCGGCCGAGTACCGGGGGGAGGGCGAGCTCGATCAGCGCCAGAGCCAAGATGCCATCAACCGCCTCCAGGACTACATCCTCGACCGGGGCCTGGCCACCGAGGCCGATATGGAGGCGATCGACGAGGAGGTGAAGGAGCGGGTCAAAGACGCCATCGACGCGGCAAACGAGGCGTCCTTCCCGGACGAAGAGGCCATCTACGACGACATTTACACGCAGGAGGACTACCCCTTCATCGCCTAG